The genomic interval ATACCGGGCGGTTTCGATCGGCACGTCGTCAGTATGCCCCTCCACCCGGATGCGTCCGTGCAGATCTTTCAACAGCGGCGCCAGGCGGTCGAGCAGCGCGCGGCCGTCACCGCGCAGCCCGGCCTCGCCGCTGGGAAACAGCAGGCGGTCGGCGACGCGCAGGCGCACCCCGGCCTCGGTGCGCCGAAGCTCGACGCGCCCGCTCAACCCCCGGTCGGTCAGATAGCCGCGCGCGCGACGGGTCAGGCGGTCGACGCGCTGGTCCCAGACGCGCGCGGCCGCACGCTCGCTGCCGCTGCCATCGTCGGGCGCGGCGATCCGGCCGCCCGAGAGCAACCCCTGCCCCGTCCCGGTGGTGTCCTCGGGCGGATCGAGGATGGTGGTGAAGATGACGAAGAAGATCAGCAGCAGCGTGACGATGTCGGTGAAGGGCATGAGCCACGAGCCCCCGGCCGCCGCCGAGGGCGGGTCCGGCGTCCCGTCGTCGGCCCCGCGCTGAAAGGGCTCGCGCCGGCGCCCAGTCGGGCGAGGCTGCTGCTGCTCCGGCTCATCCGGCATGGCCGGGCGCCCCGCCGTGGCCTGCCGCGCGGCTGCCGCCACCGGCCGCCGCGTCGTCGCCGCCGCCCACGTCCAGGTAGGATTGCAGCGCGTAGCGGATCTGCCCCGGCCCGTGGTCCTCGCTGACCAGGATGATCGCTTCCTTGACCAGTTGGAGGAGCTGCACGCGGTCCTGGGTGCGCCGGCGCAGCTTCACGGCCATGGGCCGGAAGACGGCGTTGGCGAGCACGA from Limimonas halophila carries:
- a CDS encoding OmpA/MotB family protein, with amino-acid sequence MPDEPEQQQPRPTGRRREPFQRGADDGTPDPPSAAAGGSWLMPFTDIVTLLLIFFVIFTTILDPPEDTTGTGQGLLSGGRIAAPDDGSGSERAAARVWDQRVDRLTRRARGYLTDRGLSGRVELRRTEAGVRLRVADRLLFPSGEAGLRGDGRALLDRLAPLLKDLHGRIRVEGHTDDVPIETARYPSNWELSAARAIAVVKALKRAGVAGDRLAAVGYGPERPIGDNATAAGRARNRRVAIFLTPPVPGRKAPVWPPSLTQ